A region of Aquarana catesbeiana isolate 2022-GZ linkage group LG08, ASM4218655v1, whole genome shotgun sequence DNA encodes the following proteins:
- the LOC141104881 gene encoding uncharacterized protein isoform X2 — MMENQPPLTSLDGSSNRNPPERCPRPLYSRNSTQEGHTIPHHHQGEELKDIKVEVKQEEEERLVSGDQQSMEEGKMIIESKQEESSLQMDPNDHNVRNTSEESSDKSHSGQEGDHTEESSLSCSVCGKCFTLKSNLNRHQNLHTGERPHSCSECGKCFFRKNHLLKHLRMHTGERPFPCSECGKCFTEKRNLLIHQRSHTGECPYSCSECGKCFSDKKNLIAHQICHTGDLPYSCSECGKGFTEKKSLIRHQKLHTGERPYSCSECGKGFIEKAKLLVHQRDHTGERPYRCSECGKCFNWKYSFDEHQKIHTGERPYSCSECRKSFTQKTALHEHQRIHTGEHPYPCSECGKSFMQKGRLLQHQRIHTR, encoded by the exons atgatggagaatcagccgcccctcacatcactgg atggatccagtaataggaacccaccagagagatgtccccgtcctctgtattcccggaattccacacaggaaggtcacaccatccctcaccatcatcag ggtgaagagcTGAAAGATATCAAAGTTGAGGTtaaacaggaagaagaagagaggttggtgagtggagatcagcagtctatggaggaggggaagaTGATTATAGAAAGTAAGCAGGAAGAATCTTCTCTACAAATGGACCCAA ATGACCATAATGTGCGGAATAcgtctgaggaatcttctgataaatcacattcagggcaggaaggagatcacacagaggagagttcattgtcatgttcagtgtgtgggaaatgtttcactctgAAAAGCAATCTTAATAGACACCAGAATCTTCACACGGGGGAGCGCccccattcatgttcagagtgcgggaaatgtttctttcGGAAAAATCACCTTCTTAAACATCTTAGAATgcacacaggtgaacgtccctttccgtgttcagagtgcgggaaatgtttcactgagaaAAGAAATCTTCTTATACACcaaagaagtcacacaggtgaatgtccttattcatgttcagagtgcgggaaatgtttctctgaCAAAAAAAATCTTATTGCACACCAGATATGTCACACTGGCGAccttccctattcatgttcagagtgcggaaaaggtTTCACTGAGAAAAAAAGTCTTATTAGACACCAGAAGCTTCATACGggggagcgtccctattcatgttcagagtgcgggaaaggatTCATTGAGAAAGCAAAACTTCTCgtacaccagagagatcacacgggtgagcgtccttataggtgttcagagtgtgggaaatgttttaattGGAAATATTCATTCGATGAACACCAGaagattcacacaggtgagcgtccttattcgtgttcagagtgcagAAAATCTTTTACTCAGAAAACAGCCCTTCatgaacaccagagaattcacacgggtgagcatccttatccatgttcagagtgcgggaaatcttttatgCAGAAAGGAAGGCTTCTGCAACACCAGAGAATCCACACACGCTAA
- the LOC141104881 gene encoding uncharacterized protein isoform X1, whose amino-acid sequence MMENQPPLTSLDGSSNRNPPERCPRPLYSRNSTQEGHTIPHHHQGEELKDIKVEVKQEEEERLVSGDQQSMEEGKMIIESKQEESSLQMDPTDDHNVRNTSEESSDKSHSGQEGDHTEESSLSCSVCGKCFTLKSNLNRHQNLHTGERPHSCSECGKCFFRKNHLLKHLRMHTGERPFPCSECGKCFTEKRNLLIHQRSHTGECPYSCSECGKCFSDKKNLIAHQICHTGDLPYSCSECGKGFTEKKSLIRHQKLHTGERPYSCSECGKGFIEKAKLLVHQRDHTGERPYRCSECGKCFNWKYSFDEHQKIHTGERPYSCSECRKSFTQKTALHEHQRIHTGEHPYPCSECGKSFMQKGRLLQHQRIHTR is encoded by the exons atgatggagaatcagccgcccctcacatcactgg atggatccagtaataggaacccaccagagagatgtccccgtcctctgtattcccggaattccacacaggaaggtcacaccatccctcaccatcatcag ggtgaagagcTGAAAGATATCAAAGTTGAGGTtaaacaggaagaagaagagaggttggtgagtggagatcagcagtctatggaggaggggaagaTGATTATAGAAAGTAAGCAGGAAGAATCTTCTCTACAAATGGACCCAA CAGATGACCATAATGTGCGGAATAcgtctgaggaatcttctgataaatcacattcagggcaggaaggagatcacacagaggagagttcattgtcatgttcagtgtgtgggaaatgtttcactctgAAAAGCAATCTTAATAGACACCAGAATCTTCACACGGGGGAGCGCccccattcatgttcagagtgcgggaaatgtttctttcGGAAAAATCACCTTCTTAAACATCTTAGAATgcacacaggtgaacgtccctttccgtgttcagagtgcgggaaatgtttcactgagaaAAGAAATCTTCTTATACACcaaagaagtcacacaggtgaatgtccttattcatgttcagagtgcgggaaatgtttctctgaCAAAAAAAATCTTATTGCACACCAGATATGTCACACTGGCGAccttccctattcatgttcagagtgcggaaaaggtTTCACTGAGAAAAAAAGTCTTATTAGACACCAGAAGCTTCATACGggggagcgtccctattcatgttcagagtgcgggaaaggatTCATTGAGAAAGCAAAACTTCTCgtacaccagagagatcacacgggtgagcgtccttataggtgttcagagtgtgggaaatgttttaattGGAAATATTCATTCGATGAACACCAGaagattcacacaggtgagcgtccttattcgtgttcagagtgcagAAAATCTTTTACTCAGAAAACAGCCCTTCatgaacaccagagaattcacacgggtgagcatccttatccatgttcagagtgcgggaaatcttttatgCAGAAAGGAAGGCTTCTGCAACACCAGAGAATCCACACACGCTAA